The region AAATGAATGAGAATTATCATCTTAATGATAAATTTTCATCCCTTTTTCCCCAAAAGAGAATTTTTTTTATAGTTGTCACTTAATTGTGAATAGATTTTTGCCCCGATTTTTATCGGGGTTTTTTGTTTTAAATCTCTAAATTTTTAGAAGCTTTTAAAACAGCCTCTTTTAAACTTTCTTTATACGCCACAATTTTATTTAAAACCGTACTGTCATGGCTACCGATTATCTGTGCTGCCAAAATACCTGCGTTTTTTGCACCGTTTAAGGCAACTGTTGCCACTGGAACGCCACCTGGCATTTGTAGAATTGATAAAACAGAATCCCATCCATCAATGGAATTGCTCGATTTTACTGGAACGCCAATAACAGGAAGTGGACTCATACTTGCCACCATACCTGGTAAGTGAGCGGCACCACCAGCACCGGCAATGATTACAGAAATACCTCTTTCGTGTGCGTTTTTACTAAAATCTACTAATTTTTCAGGTGTTCTGTGAGCAGATACTATATCTACTTCAATAGAAATATTAAAACTATTTAAAATATCGATAGCTTCTTGCATTACATGCATATCCGATATGCTTCCCATGATTATGGCTACTTTCATAATTAGCCCCCTAACCCCCAAAGGGGGAATTCCTACTAGGGGTGAGTAGGGTTTTTATGTTAGATTTATACTTAATAATTAAAATTGCTGTAACACAAATTATGTAGTTTAAAATGAAATTTTTAATATTTGAACCGTGTAATAAATCAATTCCATTACAATTATCACTGACTGCTAGTTGATTATAATAATTTAGCGGAAATCCAATTTTTAAATTAGGAGAAGTTCTATTTATAGAATTATAAGCCAAAGAAAATAGAAATGATATAAATGACAAAACACAAAATGTAATTGTCGAATAAAAAATAATACTTAAAATCTTTTTTATCATTTTCAAATTGACACATTTTCAAATTGACACATTAAGAAATCACTCGAATACTATTTTTAACTTCTTCCGCAATTTTTCTTGCTTCAGCCATATCTTCATTAACAATCGTTACATGTCCCATTTTACGGAATGGTCTTGTTTCTCTTTTACCATATATATGTGGAGTAACACCGTCAAATGCCATAATTTTTTCTATATTTTCATAAACCACTTGTCCTGTGTATCCTTCTTCACCCACTAAGTTCACCATAATTCCTGCTACTTTACTGTCCGTGTTTCCTAAAGGTAAATTTAGAATGGCTCTAATGTGATTTTCAAATTGTGAAGTATAACTTGCTTCAATACTATAATGACCAGAATTATGAGGTCTAGGTGCAACTTCATTCACCACAATTTCGTCGTCTTCCGTTTGAAACATTTCTACAGCTAAAAGACCAACATGATTAAAGGCTTTTGAAACATTTAAGGCAACTGCTCTTGCTTTTTCAGCGACTTTTTTATCAATACGGGCAGGACAAATAACATATTCGACTTGATTGGCCTCTGGATGAAATTCCATTTCAACAACAGGATAGGTCTTAATATCGCCTTTGGCATTTCGAGCTACAATTACTGCTAATTCATTTTTAAAAGGAACTAAAGCTTCAGCAAGACATTCTACTTCAGGTAAATTGTATAAATCTAGTGCAGAACGAACTATTTTTACGCCATTACCATCATAGCCCCCTTCGGCTGATTTCCAAACAAATGGAAAATCCAATTCATCTTTATCTAAAGCGTTTTGTAAATCTTTGATGTCTACAAAACGTTGATGTTTTGAAGTAGGAATATTATTTTCAACATAAAAATCTTTTTGACGCCCCTTGTTTTTGATTAATCGAAGCGTTTTTGGAGAAGGATAAACCAAATGTCCTTCCTCTTCTAATTTTTCTAAAGCTTCTAAATTGACATTTTCAATTTCAATAGTGATAACATGACACATTTTACCAAATTGATAAACCGTGTCAAAATCATTTAAATTGCCTCTGTAAAAAGCATTGCAGCTCATTCTTGATGGTGCCTCTTCACTTGGGTCTAATACTAAGGTTTGAATGTCAAATTTGCGGGTGTCGTTTAAAAGCATTTTGCCTAATTGTCCACCACCTAAAATACCTAATTTAAAATCAGAGGAAAAATAGTTCATGTTGTTGTGTTGTTGTTTTAGAATGGATTATATCCTAAAATTAATATTGTGGTGCAAAGATAATAAATTTAAAAAGTTATTGAAGTCTTTTCAAAATGTCTTTCGCGCAGGCTTTATAAGCTGGGGAATGTTTGTGGTAATCTTGTGGTAAAATAATTTTTAGTTCCTCATGGATCCACTGGTGTTTTTTGCCAAAGTTATATAATGTTCGCATGGCATAG is a window of Flavobacterium indicum GPTSA100-9 = DSM 17447 DNA encoding:
- the purE gene encoding 5-(carboxyamino)imidazole ribonucleotide mutase, which encodes MKVAIIMGSISDMHVMQEAIDILNSFNISIEVDIVSAHRTPEKLVDFSKNAHERGISVIIAGAGGAAHLPGMVASMSPLPVIGVPVKSSNSIDGWDSVLSILQMPGGVPVATVALNGAKNAGILAAQIIGSHDSTVLNKIVAYKESLKEAVLKASKNLEI
- a CDS encoding 5-(carboxyamino)imidazole ribonucleotide synthase — its product is MNYFSSDFKLGILGGGQLGKMLLNDTRKFDIQTLVLDPSEEAPSRMSCNAFYRGNLNDFDTVYQFGKMCHVITIEIENVNLEALEKLEEEGHLVYPSPKTLRLIKNKGRQKDFYVENNIPTSKHQRFVDIKDLQNALDKDELDFPFVWKSAEGGYDGNGVKIVRSALDLYNLPEVECLAEALVPFKNELAVIVARNAKGDIKTYPVVEMEFHPEANQVEYVICPARIDKKVAEKARAVALNVSKAFNHVGLLAVEMFQTEDDEIVVNEVAPRPHNSGHYSIEASYTSQFENHIRAILNLPLGNTDSKVAGIMVNLVGEEGYTGQVVYENIEKIMAFDGVTPHIYGKRETRPFRKMGHVTIVNEDMAEARKIAEEVKNSIRVIS